A window of Rhododendron vialii isolate Sample 1 chromosome 13a, ASM3025357v1 contains these coding sequences:
- the LOC131314600 gene encoding 1-acyl-sn-glycerol-3-phosphate acyltransferase 2-like isoform X1, with product MAIAAAVVLPLGLLFLLSGLVVNFIQAVLFILVRPFSRSVYSRINRVVAEFLWLELVWLFDWWANIKVELYTDSETLQLMGNEHALLICNHKSDIDWLVGWVLAQRAGCLGSALAIMKKSSKFLPVLGWSMWFSDYVFLERSWAKDEETLKSGFEHLKDFPQPFWLALFVEGTRFTQEKLLAAQEYAASAGLPVPRNVLVPRTKGFVLAVNHMRSFVPAIYDATVAIPLNEPRPTLLRILRGRSSVIHVHIKRHLMEELPETNSGIAQWCKDMFVAKDALLEQHLVNDTFGDKDCQDIGRPKKSLFVVIAWSCLLLYGSIKFFEWFSILPSWEVFTLCATFLAVVMILMQVLIVFSQSEHSTPPPVVSPEDPLKANLLQ from the exons ATGGCGATCGCTGCAGCGGTTGTTCTCCCTTTGGGTCTGCTCTTCCTCCTCTCAGGCCTCGTCGTCAACTTCATTCAG GCAGTTCTTTTCATCCTGGTCCGTCCATTTTCTCGGAGTGTGTATAGCAGGATCAACAGAGTAGTCGCAGAATTTTTGTGGCTCGAGCTTGTATGGCTCTTTGATTGGTGGGCTAACATCAag GTTGAGCTGTACACAGATTCAGAAACTCTTCAATTAATGG GGAACGAACATGCACTTCTCATCTGCAATCACAAAAGTGACATTGACTGGCTTGTTGGATGGGTCTTAGCCCAG CGTGCAGGTTGTCTTGGCAGTGCACTGGCTATAATgaagaaatcatcaaaatttctCCCC GTTTTAGGGTGGTCAATGTGGTTTTCTGATTATGTCTTCTTGGAGAGAAGCTGGGCCAAAGATGAGGAGACATTGAAA TCAGGTTTTGAACATCTAAAGGATTTCCCTCAGCCTTTTTGGTTGGCTCTTTTTGTTGAAGGAACTCGTTTTACGCAGGAAAAGCTTTTAGCAGCTCAAGAATATGCTGCTTCAGCTGGGTTGCCTGTTCCTAGGAACGTTTTGGTTCCTCGCACAAAG GGTTTTGTTTTAGCAGTAAACCATATGCGGTCTTTTGTTCCAGCAATTTATGATGCTACGGTGGCTATCCCTTTAAATGAGCCCCGACCTACATTGTTGAGAATACTCAGGGGCCGATCCTCTGTG ATACATGTCCACATCAAGCGACATCTTATGGAGGAACTGCCGGAAACAAACAGCGGCATTGCACAATGGTGTAAGGACATGTTTGTGGCCAAG GATGCTTTATTGGAGCAACATCTtgtcaatgatacatttggagaCAAAGATTGTCAAGACATTGGTCGGCCAAAAAAGTCTTTATTT GTTGTTATTGCTTGGTCATGTCTTCTTCTATATGGCAGCATCAAGTTTTTCGAATGGTTTTCGATCCTGCCTTCGTGGGAAGTATTCACACTCTGTGCAACTTTTCTGGCAGTTGTTATGATCCTGATGCAGGTTCTAATCGTATTTTCCCAGTCGGAACATTCTACCCCTCCTCCCGTGGTATCCCCAGAAGATCCTTTGAAAGCTAATCTGCTTCAATGA
- the LOC131314600 gene encoding 1-acyl-sn-glycerol-3-phosphate acyltransferase 2-like isoform X2 yields MAIAAAVVLPLGLLFLLSGLVVNFIQVELYTDSETLQLMGNEHALLICNHKSDIDWLVGWVLAQRAGCLGSALAIMKKSSKFLPVLGWSMWFSDYVFLERSWAKDEETLKSGFEHLKDFPQPFWLALFVEGTRFTQEKLLAAQEYAASAGLPVPRNVLVPRTKGFVLAVNHMRSFVPAIYDATVAIPLNEPRPTLLRILRGRSSVIHVHIKRHLMEELPETNSGIAQWCKDMFVAKDALLEQHLVNDTFGDKDCQDIGRPKKSLFVVIAWSCLLLYGSIKFFEWFSILPSWEVFTLCATFLAVVMILMQVLIVFSQSEHSTPPPVVSPEDPLKANLLQ; encoded by the exons ATGGCGATCGCTGCAGCGGTTGTTCTCCCTTTGGGTCTGCTCTTCCTCCTCTCAGGCCTCGTCGTCAACTTCATTCAG GTTGAGCTGTACACAGATTCAGAAACTCTTCAATTAATGG GGAACGAACATGCACTTCTCATCTGCAATCACAAAAGTGACATTGACTGGCTTGTTGGATGGGTCTTAGCCCAG CGTGCAGGTTGTCTTGGCAGTGCACTGGCTATAATgaagaaatcatcaaaatttctCCCC GTTTTAGGGTGGTCAATGTGGTTTTCTGATTATGTCTTCTTGGAGAGAAGCTGGGCCAAAGATGAGGAGACATTGAAA TCAGGTTTTGAACATCTAAAGGATTTCCCTCAGCCTTTTTGGTTGGCTCTTTTTGTTGAAGGAACTCGTTTTACGCAGGAAAAGCTTTTAGCAGCTCAAGAATATGCTGCTTCAGCTGGGTTGCCTGTTCCTAGGAACGTTTTGGTTCCTCGCACAAAG GGTTTTGTTTTAGCAGTAAACCATATGCGGTCTTTTGTTCCAGCAATTTATGATGCTACGGTGGCTATCCCTTTAAATGAGCCCCGACCTACATTGTTGAGAATACTCAGGGGCCGATCCTCTGTG ATACATGTCCACATCAAGCGACATCTTATGGAGGAACTGCCGGAAACAAACAGCGGCATTGCACAATGGTGTAAGGACATGTTTGTGGCCAAG GATGCTTTATTGGAGCAACATCTtgtcaatgatacatttggagaCAAAGATTGTCAAGACATTGGTCGGCCAAAAAAGTCTTTATTT GTTGTTATTGCTTGGTCATGTCTTCTTCTATATGGCAGCATCAAGTTTTTCGAATGGTTTTCGATCCTGCCTTCGTGGGAAGTATTCACACTCTGTGCAACTTTTCTGGCAGTTGTTATGATCCTGATGCAGGTTCTAATCGTATTTTCCCAGTCGGAACATTCTACCCCTCCTCCCGTGGTATCCCCAGAAGATCCTTTGAAAGCTAATCTGCTTCAATGA